The Zea mays cultivar B73 chromosome 7, Zm-B73-REFERENCE-NAM-5.0, whole genome shotgun sequence DNA segment gggcagcCAGAGATCCCGCAAGCTTCTGGATGTCCTTGACACGGGCGGGAGGCCTCATTATCTCGATAGCCTTGATCttttctgggttagcttcaatgccccggtatgAAACCAGGAAACCCAGCAGCTTCCCTGCGGAGACGCCGAAGATGCATTTCTCCGGGTTCAGTTTGGTGTGGGTTGCCCACAGCTTGTCGAAAACCAGGGTCAGATCCTCCACTACGGTCAACCCCCTtctagtcttgaccacgatgtcatcgatgtaaacCTCCACCTTGTCCCGGATCAGATCCCCGAAGGTCTTACTCATTGCCCGAACAAATGTTGGCAGGGCGTTTTTCAGACCATAAGGCATCACAACATAACAGTATAGCCCATCTACCGTTACAAAAGCGATGTGCTTCCTGTCCTCCCTggacatccagatttgatgaaaaCCGGAGTAGGCATCCAGGAAAGACAAAAAGTCGCACCCTGAGGTAGAGTCCACGATCTGATCTATAcgtggaagtggatatgggtccttggggcatgccttattcaggctggtgtagtcgatgcacattcggagCTTCTCGTTCACTTTTGGCACGATGAccgggttggccagccacacggggtgatggacctcttcgatgaagtcGGCGTGCAACAGCTTCCGAACCTCCTCACGGATGAAGTCCTACTGCTCCACAGACTGCCTCCGAGGCTTCTGGCTTACCGGCTTGGCGTCCGGatagatcttcagatggtgctcaatcaccttcctagggatcccaggcatctgcgacggctcccaaGCGAACACGTCAGCATTTGCCCGGAGGAAGgtgacgagcgcgagttcctatttctctCCCAGATTTCTCGCGATGTGGGTGGTCCGGGATGGGTCTGCGCCAACCTGGATGGTCTTTGCGGGCCCGCCGTCTGCTTCGGTTGGCTGCACCTTCGGTGCTTTGGCACCGGAGGCTGAGGGGCTTCTCCCTCCACCGCCCGGCCGAGCGGTCTCGGCCGCCAGGGCATGTAGCTTCTCAACAGCCGCTAGCGCGACGGTGCGGTCGCCCTGCACGCTGAGGACTCCTGCGGGggatggcatcttgaggaccaagtacccataatgggcaatggccatgaaccagtACAAAGTCGGTCTCCTGATGATGGCGTTAAAGGGGAGGTTGACCTCCgcgacgtcgaactggacgttctccgTGCAGAAGTTTTCCTCCGTCCCAAATGTAACTGGGAGCGCAATGCTCCCGAGGGGATACACGGGCTGCGGGCCTACTCCGGAAAATGTGCGGGAGGGCCCCAGCCGGGACCCCGGGATTTGCAACTGCCTGAACGCcgcatggctgatgacgttgaggctAGTCCCTCCATTGATCAGCACGTGATGCAGTCGCATATTGGCGACAATGGGGGTGGTGATGAGCGGTAGTAcgccggcccctgccatgttgtcggggcagtcgAGTGCCCCGAAAgagatggtggtgctcctccATCATTGGTGCAGAGCAGCTTTGGGGACTCCTAGGACTGCCGACATGACCTCCCGTCGTAGGGTCTTGACACTCCTGCGGGAGACGAGCTCCCAGCTTCCGTCGTACATGACATACAGCTTCTTGCGGCAGTCGTCGTCGTTGCCGGAGTCGGTTTCTTCGGTGAAAATGTCCTTAAGGTTTCTCTCGGGCGACTGGTAGTTGAGGTCCTGTCCCCCCACAGTCGTAGCCCTTTCGTCGGCCTCTTCCTTGTGTAGCCTATGACGAGGCGGCGAGCCGTCCTTggaggactgctcgcgccgcttgtTGACGCGCCTTATGAGTTTGATAATCTCCCAGCAGTCTATGGCACTGTGAcgactgttggggtgcactgGGCATGTGCTGTCGTTGCCTTCTTGGGGCTGTGAGCGCTTGTTGCGCTTACCCTGGCCCCTAGCCGCGACAGTGATGACTAGAGCAGCATCCTGTTGCTTCTTGCGGCCGCGGCCCTTGTTCCTCTTTTCCTTTTTGCCATCGCCCTGGGTGTCAGCATCTGAACCGCCCGTCTGGGTGACCCCAGCTTGTGGCGCCGAGTGCCAAGCACGGCCCTCAGCGGCCCTGGCACATTTATCAGCCAGGGCGAAGAGTGTGGTGACGTTGTCCACATCGTGCGTGGCCAGCTTCTCCAGCATCTTTTTGTCACGCACCCCCTGACGAAAAgctgtgatgatggaagcatctgagATACGAGGGATTGTCCCACGTACCTTGGTGATGCGGGAAATGAACGCCTGGAGGGTTTCCCTAGGTTCTTGCCTTACTGCATGGAGGTGTGCTTCTACACCATGCTGTTGGtaggcgctggcgaagttcgccatgaaccacgcgcagagctcttcccaagaGTATATGGACCCTGGGGcttggttcatgagccaagtccgggctggcCCAGTCAGAGCCACGTGGAAATAGGTCGCCATTACGGCGGTGTCTCCACCTACCACTACaatggcggtgacgtagaccTGCAGAAATTCTGACGGGTCTATCGTACCATCGTACTTTTCTGGCAGGTGTGGACGAAACTTGATTGGCCACGCTGCCATGCGGAGGTGGTCCATTAGGGCGGTGTAGCCTACTCTGGCCAATGGGATGCTTGTCTGGAATCGGGCATCCCCGGGCCTTGTGGCGCGGCCGCGGCGAAGTCTTGCTCGAGGTTGTGACCCCCGAGGCTCCGGCGGCACTCTCGTGCCCTTCCTAAAGAGAGACGAGCATTCTTGCCCGCCCCCCTGTGGTTTAGCTCGTCCCGTAGGTCTTCTGGTCTCTCCAGGGGGACTTGCGTATCTTCTGCCGCTCGTCTGCGATTGAGTTCTGCCCGCAGATCTTTGGTCGGCGCAGCCCTCACCGAGGGCGAGCGCACCGAGGCCGACGCCTCATACTGGCGTCGGGACGATTGAGGCCTGGGCCTGACCGAGCCAATGTGTGCTATACCAAGTTGGCGATCCACGTCGTCGTGCCATTGCCCCATAGCCCTCGGTGAGGCTGTGGAGCTTGGTGGATGATGCAGCAGCTCCCTGGCCGTGGAGAGCGCTCCGGCGGGAGCGACCCCCGATGGAGTCCGGGACGCCTGTGCCAGTGTATGCTACCGTGCGGAGCGCACAGCTGCGGCGCAGGGCGCCTGGCAGTCGGAATTCTGTGATGTAGCGGATGCGGTCCCTTCCTCCAAGAGGAAATCTTCGGAGGTCTCATCTTGGTGCTCGGTGATATGTACCATGGTGTCAATCGAGTAACAAGCAAAAATCTAAAAGCCTACGcctctacctggcacgccaagtgTTGGAGGGTAAATCTCTCCGGctgggtggcggattgcacccgccctaattcctaaaattaggaggggcctaagcgtcttgcttgttacgaggttggtggatgaacacatgagagcacacgagggtttagagtggtttgggccgccggggcgtaacaccctactccattgtgtaATGTATTGTGAGTCTGAGCTTGGATTTGgccttgtaacgtcgcatgcctccccttttatagctgaagggggcatgtACAAAGGTACTGAGCCTCGATAGGTGGGCCTAGGGACATAGAGAATATAGCGCTCGGGACTATAaatatttgctgctggggcaatctccTTGTGTCCTGTCACCCGAGATTCGTGTAccttcggcgtgcaggggaagcttcttgcagAAGGGATAATGAGCACGATGCGTCGCATGGCACGAGTGCATTGTTCGATGATAGATTGGACAGGCGCGCTGTTTGACGtcgtctgccagcggagtggactggacgcattaaatgccgaggggGCACATCGTTCGTCAGCCTGGTGGCAGGCAGCGTGTCCTCTTCGCAATAAATGCGGAGACCGCGCGACCGCGGTGGCCTGACGTCAGACTCCTTCGCTCGGCTTATGTCATGAGCCACGAGCCGCGCGGCAGTGGCGGGTCTCGGTCCGAGCGGGGAGCGTGGTGCAAGCCCCGGATATGTGACAGCACCGGACCCCTTCCAGGGCGGGGCCCCGGTATTCCCTGCCCTAGAATCCTGGGGACCAAGTGGTGATCTATCCGGACCCCACACGGAAGGGTCTGAGATCTTTCTCGGAGGTCCGCCCGTTATGCACGGGGTCCGATGCTTCCCACGTGGCAGGCCCGGACCTACCGCGCGTATACAGAGCACGCTTTTTCCCTTGGCCACGTGGTGACCCCAAGGCGGCTGATGTTGCACGACGGTGAGCCGCTTGCCACGCAGCTAGAGGCTTTACCGCCGGCACGATGTTTATACCTTGTAaccaggggtacccctgtttcaaggTACCGACACTGTCCGTGTTGTCCTTAGAGTCGTTTAGCGCGTTTCAATTTATCAAGTAGTGCACCAGAGCCGTGATCGCCGCACGCCGGTGGGAGCTCCGCCGTCGTTCACTGGTGCGTCGCCGTGTTCAGGCTGGGGGTAGAAGATCAGACGCGGAACCATGGATCCATAGATGGGCGGCCCAGATTAGTTTTAGCATACCGCCTAGGGCGTTGGATCTGTGTCGTTGGATCGGTATCCTACGGCTCGAAACAGATCACGTTCCATTAATTTGTAGCCGTTGATCTCCGAACTTGCGGCTGATAGCTACACTGGTTCGACAAATGTTTGGATCTAATCCTCACCATAAATCGCGGATCCAATGGCCACTACTcactgataccccttcgccgcgGCTATTTTGTTAAAAAGCCCTCAGCCATTTAAGAAATTAACCCGCCATCCTCTGGTTGTGGAAAATAAATACGGGCACGCCCCTAGAATTTATAGTTTTGCCCCCGAACTTCTGGTAATTAGTACCCACGACCCATGGCTTAAATAAATCCAGTAATTAATAtagaaaaatgatttctagtataaaaataattccagaatccTGTTTAATTCATAAGAAATTCATTTGAACTCCTTTTTGATTCGTTttagttgcattaaattcatagTAATATTGTTCATCCTCTGGTAATCTTATTTTAGTATGAAGCATATGGTTAAATTTATACGCTTGATTTGTTTCGTATCTAccacttaaaacttcggaaaatcataactaattcattttaactctgtttcaatccgttcaagtcgtgttagcttcgtataaatatttattatgcagtaacaacattaattataccatatcgcataattttatagttagatatttatttattctatgtctactagattaacTCTTCTAAATCAAAGCTAAACTGTCCATGattataatttgattaaaatatgAGCTCTAGTAAAGTTGTAATTAagattaaagttgagttaattatatataaaatattctctcatatgatgtatactaaccaattcataatatagtttaatatttaaatctcATAGATCTTCCAAAAATcacaactccttaaccgtaactctgaatttagcgattctcgaacccacgatctcgtagcgatacatagattattattatgtagtttattcttatgtttggtgtaatgttaattttacttataccatgtttgtttgtattgctacgtttagcagtgaggtcatgagtcatctgaagatcatcctggtaccttgaatctcaagtcccaggcaagttgtgcccttgatcacttttgtttacccaataatgttctttataataatttattcatgcataggtttaattttgatgggacccaataggtcaccctagtctgattatctttataccttgtttacctctgaactatttgggtagttttgctattgctctatatgcttttgggattaatatcacattatgtccatgttccaattattatgttattttatttattgttcatgtcaagatcattattttaattggaacacggagcttaacttgagaaacatgtgccaccgcaagggtggaatgggacgcccttggctgactaattaggaaagctagtggaagactaccttacctgaaaggggcaagggcagtaggggagtaggagtgtagggaggttctcgggttgattttgctgcgatggtggtcagacgagggattcctacattgctcttcctagaaactgtagcaggttttcggaagctagtggaactttgtaaaggcctcgtagtggatccctagccattcacctcagaagtgtctaagggccttacaaaccctggcaacatgggatacatgacttgtgggtatatggtacaacctctgcagagtgtaaaactggtatactagccgtgctcgtggtcatgagcaactctggactctcgcatgattaaattatggaactaaattcaatttgtcatttgcattgcatgagatttATTATTAATGTTGTTCtaatattattatggtttggtattgacttatatttagtaactgctaataaaatttgaccaacttattaaaagcaatgctcagctttaacccttattattgatcagccttacacttcacgtgaactcccacctttggtgagttcatgcacattattccccacaacttgttgagcgatgaatataTGTGAGCTCACCTTTGCTGTCTtacaccccccataggtcaagaacaggtaaaacaggatgaggcgcatggaggatgctgcaatgtgttcgtgagaggtctaggccatcgtctcctagtcaactttgggttgctggatcgttgtctccttacgatgtaattattaatttattttgtacagaactcctattgtaTAATAAAGTTGTGGCATTCGTTTCTgtgcatgattcatcatatgtgtgagacttggtcccagcacacctggtgattatgttcacgccTAGGTCCCTAAAACCCGAGTGTGACAGGAGTCGGTGGCATGATTTGTGCATGGCGGTGTTGGAGGAGAGGAGGGCAGTGGCGGCTGCACAGTGCTGCGTGTAGTGGCTTGCAGTTGCAGCTCCTCGTTGGGGACAGGTGTGTGGCTAAGAGCTCTCGGCACAGACGGTTAATAGTAGAGCCAGAATTTTAACCTTGGGTATTCCCACACCTCacatagatatagatatagatatagagaTACATATAGCAAATTCACCAAATAATATAGGGGTgtagatatagatatagatgtAGATATAGATATATAGAAGATATAGGTAGATATGATATGATAGAATATATAACTTACAATTTTGTTTAAAAGGAACTAAATCACTGCTAATACTGGAGTAGCATATCTTTGGTGAATACTTGCCAGTGAATTGGTTTCCgctatagtatatatatatatatatatatatatatatatatatatatatataagtataCACTCTTCTAGGATTATAGTATATAGATAAGTATACACTCTTCTAGGATCAATCGTGAGGAGTTCTTTAGATTTTCTTGCGTCATGGAAAACAAAAAGAGGGTGGATGCACTAGTGTTTTTCTCGTTACTTCTCCTCGGATACTTTGCTGCTCATGCGCATGGGAAGGGTAAGTGAAAACTATATAGACATGTGTGTGCATGCTTGATAGATGTAGACAATTTAGAAGATGTTATTATATGATACCGTGTGTGTATCATGGAAAATTAATGATATATCGCAATCCCCTGTGTTAAATTACTCaaataattttgaatgtaattaTACTCAAGGCATTTGTTGTTAATAGAACTCTTATCCTTTACCTTCTACTAGGTCATGTCACAAATGATATCGGTGTTTCTACTCTAGCTAAAGAAGGAATTATGCGAGGAAAAGGAGCACAATGCGCTCAAGGGTTTCTTCCATGCAAAGATAACAAGTGCTACTGCTGCATTGGTGGCCGAACTCATGGTTGCTACTCTACGCTGGCTGAGTGTAGTCATGCCTGCTTCTAAACAAAAATTAAAGATCGATGTTATTATATACATTGTAATGGTAGGTAATGCTATTAATAATATATGGGAGTTTTAGTTTTGGTATTAGACTTTTTTTCGATTCGCGAAATTTAGTCAAAATCTAACCAGTTTTTAGAGGACTTAAATATGAAGTATGTTTCCCAATAAATTTTAATGAAAAATATTAGAATGCTTTAGGCTGCCTCCATCAGCTCGCAGATGTTGTTGCGGATAGACGACAGTATCGGTATAAATCACACTGCACAGAATGAGGATGTTTCTAGGAGAATGTGCATTCGGTCACGTTAGCGGAAAAATCCTGAGTAGCAGTAGTTGCCTCCCGTGTCAGCGTCAACACCACGAATGTTCTGTGCGACATGGAAGGTTTGCGGCTTACTGTGGCATTAATCCGGATGTAGCTTGTACAATATTTTGTCTCTATGGATTGCGGTTGCAGCCGTCCGAACAGCTGCAATTGCTGTGGTTACAGGGCAGCCAGACAAGTCTAGGTGCGAGGTCGGAGCGATGGCACACTGATGCTCAAGGCGGTTCCAGAGGTCCACTCAGACAGATGCGACATGCCTCATCGAGGGAAAGTGGCTCCTAAAGCCGATGTTGCCCGCTAGGAGCAGGGTGCTCCAAGCCAAGAAACATCCCAGAAAGGGACGGAGGTGGCTCCGAACGTGGGTGGATCAAGCGAGGCTCGCAAGATGTCAGCCGATTGTGGAGACTCCTCGCAAATAGTAACGACAAGGTCATTAGGACCTTTTGGGGGCACATGGGCACCGATCATGATAGTTAGACTTCCTTGTTAGATTTCCTTTCTTTATCGCATCCTTACATCTATTTTCTCAGCCCAATGACGTCAGCCCCTTGTAgcaccccaaaaattcaaatctagaaaatttctcaaactcgctctaaattcaaaatgaattttaaattttgtttcaaaatgttttcTTGTGAGTTGATCTCAACAAAGAACATATAGTGGTCTACCATATCTCCAAAATTGTCCTCaagatatcctacaaatatttcccgagTGATCCCCTCAAATTATTTTAAGAAATACTAGCTAAATGTTCCACCAatatttctccaaatatttttATCCTAAGAAATACCCTCATAATCATTTTTAaaatccctacaaatattttcttaataAATTTCcttatgctcatacgtatacatacgcctccggtgtcatacagtgagctctacaagctaatttcacttattCATAGCTAATACATGTTTATCTCtcactaatcctcgcctcctcccaCTAGTCCTCgactcctccccctaatcccccaccttgTCCattaatagaggggcaaggggctCACTCATGCcatcccaagccatttcatggctacTCATTCCCACTCACTGACTCACTCCCACTcccactcccacacaagcacaacacgagcacaaggatcgttcgatcgttcattcaCTTATTCATCCAAATGTTCATAATTCGTTCGTTCCTCCGATTGTTCGATCGTccatccgatcgttcatggttcgtttgtTCGTCCGTccgatcatttgatcgttcgtccgttcgttcgtccaaataatctttgtccaaCCATTATATTGGCAAAATTCTGATcgctcgttcgtccgatcatccgatcgttcatccgttcgttcataatccatgttcatcgttcgttcctacgaactattcatcgttcgttcataataCCTATTCATCATTCGTCGTTCGTTCAAACAaactattcaccgttcatcggaTCATTCATAATCACTATTCATTGTTCATCGGATCGTTCATCCTACTAATCATCGTTCATCTGATCATCCAAATATTCGACTGCTCATCCATCATGATGATGAGCTCACCTGAAACTGTCAGACTAATATCTCAgccatacaaactccggtgactgtgatttttcttccagtaagaacttcacggttggtcacccatcccagaatTGCtctaagttgagcacgcttaacttcgagtTTCTTTCGAACCAGGCTTTCAAAAAGAAAAGCGAACCATGTTTGTATAGATATGTAGCACCTCAAAAATTCAAATctagaaaatttctcaaactctctctaaattcaaaatgaatttttaaatttcatttcaaaatgtttgtttgcaagttgatctcAACGaagaaaatatagtggtctatattctctccaaaattctCCTCAAAAACACCTACAAATATTTTCCAAGTGATCCCTTCAAATTCTTTCAGAAATATTGCCTAAATATTCCACCGATGTTTCTCTAAATATTTTTCTCTTGAGAAATACCCTCTAAATCATTTTGAAAAtcactacaaatattttcttaataATTTTCCTTATGCTCATACATATACATACGCGTCCGGTGTCAtgcagtgagctctacaagctaatttcacttatccacagttaatacatgcttatctcccactaatcctcacctcctcccactaatcctcgcctcctccccctaatcccccaccttgTCGACAAATAGAGAGGCAAGGGGCTCCCTCTTGCcatcccaagccatttcatggcaactcactcccacacaagcacaacacgagcacaaggatcgttcggtcgttcattCGACCATTCGTCCAAATGTTCGTAGTTTAttcattcgttcgtccaaataatctttgttcagccgttatgctgccgaaattccgatcgttcgttcgtccgatcattcaatTGTCTGTTCGTTCataatccctattcatcgttcatcgttcgttcatacgaactatctatcgttcatcattcgttcataatccctatttatcgttcgttcatacgatctATTCACAGTTAAATGGATCATTTGTAATCATTATTCATCATTCAtcctactattcattgttactccgATCACCCAAATATTCAACTTCTCATCCATCATGATGATCAGCACACCTAAGACCTACCAAACCAATATCTCATTCATACGgactctggtgactgtgattttccttctagtaaGAACTTCCCGTTTGGTCACCCATCCAAGAATTgctccaagttgagcacacttAACTTTGTGGTTCTTTCGAAACAtacttccaaaaagaaaggcaaaaATGTTTGTATGGATACACCATCAATCttataaaacctggcccaagataccacaacCCGTCCAGACGAGAATATCATAGTATTCCAGGTGTCTGGGTGCTGCCTTACTCTTGTCCCATGTGACAGAGAAGGTAGGAACAATTGCCACCAACATAAGTATCTGCTCATGAACAGTGCAGAAATAATTCATGGCACTCTGgttccaaatatctctaaatattatAATTCTGGAATATTCTAGGAatattccttttcccttttccttttttattCCTATGATTATAAAAACCAAAACTCCTTCGTCTAGTCTCTGATTTTGACAGTTCTGATTTCTAAATTTTTATCAACTTACCCTCTATCCATCCATGTCATCCCGTAAGCACAGTgcatattctagaaaactccaaaaatactcttgtcccatatttcaCCTATAATTCTCTATCCAAACTGATTTTTTCATCACGATTCTCATAAATAGTAAACTCTACCATACTAAACCATACGCACCCATCTATAAATACCTCCAGAGAGTTACCCTCTCCCTCCCACACCCTCAGCACCCTGAGCCAAGGCAACCCCCACGCACTCACCTCGCTATGCCACTACACTTCTAGTATTGGTCCACCTCCAATACACTCTTCGGGTAAGCATCTCTACTCCATCAACACAAACTATACTGAAAACTATATTCACCCATCTACCACCATTCCTGACCTCTATAAtgaatatttgttgatatacttgctgatTTGTATGCTTGCTTGTTCACGCTATGTAGTTATTGGAGCGTTCATGTAGTCTCGTGAAGGCCagttctgcaagtctacgccagacggtggagccagaagccaagtCCGTGAGCTGTCACCCTTTTACCGGTTAAAGcatgacaagctcactggatccctttgatgcataaattacataTGTTTTTCAAAGACAGACAtcaacctgttattttatgcattataTGATTTTGCTGCTAAGAGACATGTTAATTTGGTAACCCAGCCTTAGAACTTTGCCAcaattcatctttatactccttaACATTTTTGTTACAAAAAGGTTTGAgcaaaggtgtgagtttttcaaaataaaatgtttttcaaaatgtttatgatgaagggttatcacccttatcacctttgagtgggatgatcagggactcttcGGTGTGGGGAGGgccttaaggtgatggctcagctgggttAGGTGTGAGAATGAAGGATTACCCCTATCGTATAAGGACCGTATGCCATTCTTCACTGCTtgtactcttatcaagtacaacctcGAGACCGTATGGGCAGTCGCTTGATCCGAACTTGCACGGTCGGCACCCCAGGGTTATgttggctggggagcaccaggaggacaAGGAGGGGCAAAGTTTTGTCCTGGTTTGGGCATGGAGGTGGCCATGTTCCTTTTGGTATAACTGTTAAGGTAAAGACCTGTAGGGGAGGAGAGAGTTTCGGTAATCCgagctcacgacggtgagattgcagaaaccagACTAGTGGGTGAAGTGTACACCTCTTCATAGAGTtcaaaaacctattcgaatagtccacgtccacggatatggatgagttatgacttgatttgacaattagtattttgttttccaaaaatgcttttgaaaataggTTTTAAAAGTTCCGATGGTTGAGCCATGGGCTATGGTGGCCGGGAAGTCCAATAGTTGTTTTTGAAAATGTAAACCGGTGGGAAACTACCGAGattcctggatggtttagtccagaggattttgttctatataaaaaacttcctgctcctttggaagaggaagcattttgagaaagataaaatgttttacaaaatagccTTAAACCCTAAACCATAAACCCTACTGCATAGAGAACCCCCTACAACTAGCATGTTTACTAATGCAAGACACCAAGGCTAAAGAATATGTATAACAATTCACAGAATTTATCTGTACATATAGCATAGAAGAAATTTTGATTGTCCTCAATGAATACAATCAGGATGAAATAATAACAGAAGGACATTAGATAAAAACAGTGTTAAGAAATGTAGATGAGGTAACAAAAACATATATATCGTGAAATGATTTTTGAGGTCAAAGTGCAAGGTGGCAATAGAATGAGAGAATTCCCTATTTAATGCTATTATATGAGTGCTTCCTTCTATGGCCATGAAAATTACATACTCATTTGATGTAGGATCTAACTTTTATTCTTAATAACACTAATGTTAACTATTCCACCAAGACAATGATGAGTGCCATGTGAAAAGATGGGGTTGCACTTATGGTTTACAATTCTGTAAGTAACAGCTAGAGCAGCAGCTGGTGGATCATTTGTGTTTCAAGCATTTGTGTTAAAAACCATCGGATATCAAAATTAGCATTTGCGTTTTAGAATTTTAGTAATCAGTATTCAGGAAAGGTAGTTTGAGATTGCATGCAACTTGTGTTAAATGCTTGGGGTTATACTTGTAGGAACCCAAAAATCTAAAATTTTCTAAACTATCTCTAACCATAGGAACTACAAAATTGAAGAACCTGAGCAATAA contains these protein-coding regions:
- the LOC111589745 gene encoding protein MATERNALLY EXPRESSED GENE 1-like yields the protein MENKKRVDALVFFSLLLLGYFAAHAHGKGHVTNDIGVSTLAKEGIMRGKGAQCAQGFLPCKDNKCYCCIGGRTHGCYSTLAECSHACF